The Urbifossiella limnaea nucleotide sequence CCGGCGTCGTACTACAAGGTGCTCCGCGCGCCGGACGCCGTGATGGAGAACACCACGCAACTTTTCCTGGCCGTGCGGTTCAACTGCAACAAGTGCCACGACCACCCGTTCGAGCGGTGGACGCAGGACAACTACTACAACCTCGCCGCCTACTTCGCGCAGGTGAAGCTGAACGAAGACCCCGCCTACAAGGGTCAGCGGATCGGCGGCACCGCGGTCGAGACCGCCAAGGCGCTGGTAGAGGTCGTGAGCGACGGCACCACAGGCGAGATCAAGCACGACCGCACCGGCGAGGTGGCGGCGCCGCGGTTCCCGTTCGTCATCAACGCTGACGTCGGCCCCGCGGCCCAGCGGCGGCAGCAGGCCGCGAAGTGGATCACGTCCGCCGAGAACCCGTACTTCGCCCGCAGCTACGTGAACCGCCTGTGGGGCTACCTCCTCGGCGTCGGGCTGATCGAGCCGATCGACGACATCCGCGCCGGCAACCCCCCGACGAACCCCGAACTCCTCGACCGCATGACGACCGAGTTCGTGAAGTCCGGGTTCGACGTGCGGGCCATGATCCGCACCATCTGCAAGAGCCGGACGTACCAGCTGAGCATCGGCACGAATAAATGGAATCGCGACGACGACATCAACTACTCGCACGCCCTGGCCCGCCGGCTGCCGGCCGAGGTGCTGTACGACAGTATCCACCGCGTAACGGGTTCGGTGAGCCGGCTGCCGGGCCTTCCGCCGGGGTCGCGGGCGGCGCTGCTGCCGGACAGCAACGTCGATCTGCCGGGCGGCTTCCTCGACCTGTTCGGCAAGCCGGTCCGCGAGAGCGCCTGCGAGTGCGAGCGCACCGGCGGCATGAACCTCGGCCCGGTGCTGGCGATGGTGAACGGGCCTATCGTCGGCGACGCCCTGAAGGATCCGAACAACCGGCTGGCGAAGCTGGTGACCGGCGAGAAGGACGACGCGAAGGTGGTGAACGAGATCTACCTGGCCGTACTGGCACGGCAGCCGTCGGCGAAGGAACGGGAAGCGGGGGTGTCCGCGCTCCGCGCCGCCGGCCCGGACCACGCCCGCATCCTGGCCGACTACAAGGTGAAGGCCGACGCCTTCGCCGCGTACAAGACGACGCTCGACGGCCGGCAGACGGCGTGGGAGCAGGCCCGCATCGCCGAGAAGCCGACGGCGTGGATGCCGCTCGAGGTCGTGAAGGCCGAGTCGAAGCAGGGGCCGACGCCGGCATCGCTCAAGGACGGGGCGACGCTGACGATCGGCAAGGACGGGTCAATCCTGGCCAGCGGCAAGTCGGCTCAGGTGGACGTGTACACGGTGGTCGGCAAGGCGAAGATCGGCAAGGCGATTACCGCGGTCCGCATCGAGACGCTGTCCGACCCGGCGCTTCCGAACAAGGGGCCGGGCCGCGCTGAGAACGGCAACTTCGTCCTGAACGAGCTCAAGCTGACGTACCAGAAGGCCGGCAAGGACGACGCCGCGAAGCCAGCCGTGGTTCGGCTGACGGGCGGCCAGGCGACCATCCAGCAGGACGGTTTCCCGGTCGGGAACGCGGTGGACAACAACCCCGCGACCGGATGGGCGGTCGGCAACGGCGTCAGCAAAAACCAGGCGGCACTGTTCAAGTTCCAGAGCCCGGTGCCCGCCGTGGCCGACGGGGTCACGTTCACCGCAACGCTCGACCAGCGTTTCGGCACGAGTCACGTCGTCGGCAAGTTCCGGCTGTCGGTGACGGCGGACGCGAACCCGAAGCTGACGAGCCCGCTATCGGCCGCGGAGGTGGCGCTGCTGGAAACGCCTGCGGCCGAGCGGACGGATGCCCAGAAGGCCCGGCTAAGGGCGATGTATCTGGCGCAGGACCGCGAGTACCAGCGGCTCGCGGCCGACGCCGCCGACGTGCCCCCGACCGACCCGCGCGTGCTCGGAGCGCAGGACCTGGCGTGGGCGCTCATCAACACGCCGGCGTTCTTGTTCAACCGCTGATCGCGGGCTGGGCGTGACGGTCGGTACAAGGCCCGGGGACAGGCGTCCCCGGGCCTTTGCCACTATTGGAGGTGTGAGGAAGACATAATGAGCGAACCCGCAGCGACCTCACTCACCGTTCCGGACCCGCTCCGCGGCTGGCTCGCCGTCGCCGTCGAGGGCGGCGCGTCCGACCTGCACCTGATTGCCGGCCACCCGCCCGTCCTGCGCCTGCACGGCGAGCTGACCGCGCTCTCCGGCCCGCCGCTGAGCGCCGACGCGCTCGGCCCGCTGCTGCTCACCGGGTGCCCTCCCGTAGCCGCCGACCGGCTGGCGGCACAGCGCAGCGCCGACTACTCGTTCGACCTCGTGGTAGGCGGCCGCTCGGCGCGGTTCCGCGCGAACCTGTTCCACGCCGCCGGCCAGCTCGCGGCGTGCTTCCGCGTCATCCCTGCCGACATCCCCGACCTGGAGTGGGCCGGCTTTCCGCAGCCGCTCGCCGACCGCATCGCCACGCTCCGCGACGGGCTCGTCGTCCTCACCGGCCCGACCGGCTCGGGGAAGACGACGACGCTGGCGATGGTCGTGAACCGCCTCAACCTCGCCGGCGGCTACCGCATCATCACGGTCGAGGAGCCCGTGGAGTACGTCTTCCCGCGGCTCCCGCACTCGGTCGTAACACAGCGAGAGGTGGGTGCCGATGTGCCGACCTTCGCCGACGGCCTACGCTCGGGCCTGAGGCAAGACCCGGACGTGATCCTGGTCGGCGAGGTGCGCGACCGCGAGACGGCGCAGATGGCCCTGAGTGCCGCCGAGACCGGGCACCTCGTGTTCACGACGCTCCACACCCGCGACGCGAAGGGGGCCGTGACGCGCTTCGCGGACCTGTTCCCGCAGGACCTGCAGCAGCCGATCCGGGCGCAGCTGGCGCTCGGGCTGCGGGCGGTCGTGAGCCAGCGGTTGTTGCCGGGTGTCGAGCGCGGGACGAAGCGCGAACTGGCGCTGGAGGTGCTCTGGGTGACGCACCCGGTGGCGTCTGCGATCCGCCTCGGGAAGGTCGAGGGGATCGACATGCTGATCGTCACCGGACGGGCCGAGGGGATGCAGTCGTTCGACGAGTCGCTGCGTCAGCTCCTGATCGCCGGCCGGATCACGCGGGCGGTCGCCGAGCAGAACGTCAGCGACCCGAATCTGCTGTACCGCTGACCGCTACTTCGCCGCGTCCTTCTGGATGCGCTCGGCGTCGCCGCGAAGTATCGGCACCATCACCTCGCGGAAAAACACCATCAGCGCCAGCCCGGCGACGAACACGCCCGCCAGCCGGAACAGCACACCGGCCCAGAACGGCGGTTCGGGGCGCCGCACGGCTCAACTCCGCCCGCGGCCGGCGATGGCCCGTGTCTCGGTCAGCACTTGATCCATGAACACGTCGTGCGGCGCGACCGGGATTTCGTCGAAGATTTGGCAGTCGAACGAGAGGGCGACGAGCGGCGCGTCCGGCCTGGCGTTCGCCAACAAGCGGTCGTAATAACCCTTCCCCTGACCCATCCGCCCGCCGCGCGCATCGAAGGCGGTGCCCGGCACCATCACCAGGTCCAGCTCCTCGGGCTGTACCACCTTCGCCGGCAAGCGTCGGAGTTCGTCCTTGGGTTCGAGAATCTTGTACGCCCCCTCCACCAGTTCGCTCATGTCTTCGAGCAGGAACAGCTCCAGCGTGTTCGTCTCGACCACGCACCACGGCACGACGACGCGCTTGCCGTGGGTGAGTGCCTCGGGCAGGGTGTGGCGCGTGCGGACCTCGCTGCCGGCGTCCACGTACCACATCACCGTTTTCGCGGCCTGGTACGCCGGCAGGGCCATGAACCGGCCGCAGATCGTGCGGCTCAGTTCGTCCTTGTCCTTCTGGGCGACGCGGTTCTTGCGGGCCTGCTCGCGGATGGCGGCCTTGCGGGCCTGCGGGTCGTCGGCCATGTCGCGCCTCGGGAGGGTCGATTTCCCATAACTTACCGGCCGCCGCGGCTACCGACATGGGGGTGAGTGGCCATGCGGGTAAAATGAATAGGAAGACCCGAACGACCCCTCCAACCTGTAGCCATGACCACCCTCACACCCAAGCCGTCGTTCGCCCTCATCACGCTGTTGCTGCCCGGCCCCGACCGCAAGCGGAAGCCGAGCCCGTACCACTATCGAATCACTTACCGTAACCCGGACCCGTCGGAGCCCGGTTGTGTGATGACGTGGGACGTGCTCGGCGGCCGCGAGCCGTACCAGATCGCCCTGGAGCGGACCGACGCCGGCAACACCGTTTGGCACTGCACTTGTGCCGACGCGGTGTTCCATGGCGAGAACGACCACGCCCACCACTGCAAGCACGTCAGCGGCCTGCGTGACACACTCCCGCGGGCGGCGTAGGCGAACGGCCGGTGTGAGCCGGCTGGTCGTTGGTGGAAGTGCCTGCCATCCTGAATAGCCGGCTCACGACGGCCGTTCGCCCCGAACTGGGAACCGGTCTTGAAGCGGCACCACGGTCAATTCCTGTTCGCGGAGTGCCCGGCATGCATCGGCGGCGGCCTCCGCGGCGGACAGCGTAGTGATGCACGTCACCCGGTTGGAGACCGCCCCGGCCCGAATCTTGCGCTCGTCGGACGAACTGCCCCGGCCGCTCGGGGTGTTGATGACGAGCGCCACCTCGCCGTTCTTCATCTTGTCGAGCAGGTTCGGCCGCCCCTCGGCGATCTTCGGCACCACCTCGACGGGAATGCCGCGCTCGGCCAGGAACTTTCCTGTGCCCCGGGTGGCGATCAGTTTGTAGCCCATGTCGGCGAACGCCTTCACGACCGGGGCCACGCCCTCCTTGTCGCGGTCGGCCACCGACACGAACACGGTCCCGCTCAGGGGCAGGGGGGCGCTCGCGGCCATCTGACTCTTGGCGAACGCCATCGGCAGCTGGTCGTCGATCCCCATCACCTCGCCGGTCGACTTCATCTCGGGGCCGAGGATGATGTCCACGCCGGGGAACTTGTTGAACGGGAACACGCTCTCCTTGACCGAGTAGTGCGTCGGCACCACCTCGTCCTTCACGCCCAGCTCGTCGAGGGTCTTTCCGGCCATCACCAGCGCCGCGAGCCGGGCCAACGGCACGCCGGTCGCCTTACTCACGAACGGGACTGTGCGGCTGGCGCGGGGGTTGGCCTCCAGGATGTACACGACGGGGGCGGCACCGCGCATCCCGGCGACGGCGAACTGGATGTTCATCAGCCCCTTCACGTTCAGGGCCGCGGCCAGCTTGCGCGCCTGACTCTTGATCTCCTCGATGACGGCAGCCGGCAGGCTGTACGGCGGGATGACGCACGCCGAGTCGCCGCTGTGGATGCCGGCTTCTTCGATGTGCTGCATCACGCCGCCGATCACCGTGCGGGTGCCGTCCGAGAGGCAATCGACATCGACTTCGGTCGCGTTTTCGAGGAACTGGTCGATGA carries:
- a CDS encoding 5-formyltetrahydrofolate cyclo-ligase; protein product: MADDPQARKAAIREQARKNRVAQKDKDELSRTICGRFMALPAYQAAKTVMWYVDAGSEVRTRHTLPEALTHGKRVVVPWCVVETNTLELFLLEDMSELVEGAYKILEPKDELRRLPAKVVQPEELDLVMVPGTAFDARGGRMGQGKGYYDRLLANARPDAPLVALSFDCQIFDEIPVAPHDVFMDQVLTETRAIAGRGRS
- a CDS encoding type IV pilus twitching motility protein PilT; protein product: MSEPAATSLTVPDPLRGWLAVAVEGGASDLHLIAGHPPVLRLHGELTALSGPPLSADALGPLLLTGCPPVAADRLAAQRSADYSFDLVVGGRSARFRANLFHAAGQLAACFRVIPADIPDLEWAGFPQPLADRIATLRDGLVVLTGPTGSGKTTTLAMVVNRLNLAGGYRIITVEEPVEYVFPRLPHSVVTQREVGADVPTFADGLRSGLRQDPDVILVGEVRDRETAQMALSAAETGHLVFTTLHTRDAKGAVTRFADLFPQDLQQPIRAQLALGLRAVVSQRLLPGVERGTKRELALEVLWVTHPVASAIRLGKVEGIDMLIVTGRAEGMQSFDESLRQLLIAGRITRAVAEQNVSDPNLLYR
- a CDS encoding DUF1549 domain-containing protein; this encodes MTRFLPAAVALLLTAAPAIAQPAAESLPPGAKVVALEVKPAAVALDGPFQYTQLLVTAKLDNGETVDATRIAQFTLPGKLITHKAGLVRPAADGKGDISIVVGEKSLRVPVEVRGATADPAVSFVRDVQPVLSKLGCNAGTCHGAQAGKNGFKLSLRGYDAIFDYRALTDDLESRRINRAAPERSLLLLKTSGAVPHQGGVLTQPGEPNYEVIRRWVAQGAKLDLDAVRVKSIDIFPKNPTLTRIGTRQQFAVIATYADGRTRDVTAEAFIDSSNTEVVAADRGGVVTGVRRGEATMLARYEGAYAASTVIVLGDRAGFVWEQRPVQNWIDELVDRKLKQVMVQASPLCTDEEFVRRVFLDLTGLPPEPEDVRAFLADARPSPAKRDALIDRLVGSEQFIEHWTNKWADLLQVNRKFLGDVGASSFRGWIRNALATNQPYDKFAHDILTASGSNVANPPASYYKVLRAPDAVMENTTQLFLAVRFNCNKCHDHPFERWTQDNYYNLAAYFAQVKLNEDPAYKGQRIGGTAVETAKALVEVVSDGTTGEIKHDRTGEVAAPRFPFVINADVGPAAQRRQQAAKWITSAENPYFARSYVNRLWGYLLGVGLIEPIDDIRAGNPPTNPELLDRMTTEFVKSGFDVRAMIRTICKSRTYQLSIGTNKWNRDDDINYSHALARRLPAEVLYDSIHRVTGSVSRLPGLPPGSRAALLPDSNVDLPGGFLDLFGKPVRESACECERTGGMNLGPVLAMVNGPIVGDALKDPNNRLAKLVTGEKDDAKVVNEIYLAVLARQPSAKEREAGVSALRAAGPDHARILADYKVKADAFAAYKTTLDGRQTAWEQARIAEKPTAWMPLEVVKAESKQGPTPASLKDGATLTIGKDGSILASGKSAQVDVYTVVGKAKIGKAITAVRIETLSDPALPNKGPGRAENGNFVLNELKLTYQKAGKDDAAKPAVVRLTGGQATIQQDGFPVGNAVDNNPATGWAVGNGVSKNQAALFKFQSPVPAVADGVTFTATLDQRFGTSHVVGKFRLSVTADANPKLTSPLSAAEVALLETPAAERTDAQKARLRAMYLAQDREYQRLAADAADVPPTDPRVLGAQDLAWALINTPAFLFNR